One part of the Natronorubrum sediminis genome encodes these proteins:
- a CDS encoding metallophosphoesterase has protein sequence MAEHDGSPADDSDGPVYYVISDLHIGGDEQLGQVDFLEELLAFLERLETTDEDAELVINGDAFGLWEFTEVRGVAKFDVLLERYPELFEQLRATGDSIPITLLPGNHDSELAAYEEYVERLAEYNVDLVQAESITRPVGDRTIWFEHGHQQDSNNRFEDFGNPYERPLGFYYNTLVTSRAGQLSDRGRYNWLKDVQAITPTERVPRWLLSKYFYREMNPLLRYAVIPFLLLFNVSVVLAVLAGLDVAGVWRMPVERTDAVLTQLGFVGEAVHFLLVVNAAVAGVLLLAGVPIYFILRDFGKTVDRFGVLETDLTVDPDEPYERAAREVFTDRPETAVFCYGHTHRPLVREVDERLLVNTGTWLKRLHRRDVITGVLPPVFYPSYQLCVVRISAVSEGVAVGYEEIEKASPSADEITRTERLLTLGQAPPPALPDRTVVTSDGPKSPAEIPND, from the coding sequence ATGGCCGAACACGACGGCTCGCCAGCAGACGACTCCGATGGGCCGGTCTACTACGTGATCAGTGACCTTCACATCGGCGGCGACGAACAGTTGGGGCAGGTCGATTTTCTCGAGGAGTTACTCGCGTTCCTCGAGCGCTTGGAGACGACCGACGAAGATGCCGAATTGGTGATCAACGGCGACGCGTTCGGCCTGTGGGAGTTCACCGAGGTCCGTGGAGTGGCGAAATTCGACGTCCTCCTCGAGCGCTACCCCGAACTGTTCGAGCAGTTACGCGCGACCGGCGACTCGATTCCGATCACGCTCTTGCCGGGAAACCACGATAGCGAGCTCGCGGCGTACGAAGAGTACGTCGAGCGGTTGGCCGAGTACAACGTCGACCTCGTGCAAGCCGAGTCGATCACTCGTCCGGTTGGTGATCGAACGATTTGGTTCGAACACGGTCACCAACAAGATTCCAACAACCGATTCGAGGACTTCGGCAATCCCTACGAGCGGCCACTGGGGTTCTACTACAACACCCTCGTGACGAGTCGCGCGGGCCAACTCTCGGATCGGGGTCGATACAACTGGTTGAAGGACGTGCAAGCGATTACGCCCACCGAACGGGTGCCTCGCTGGCTCCTCTCGAAGTACTTCTACCGCGAAATGAATCCGCTCTTGCGATACGCCGTAATCCCGTTTTTGCTGTTGTTCAACGTGAGTGTCGTTCTGGCGGTGCTGGCGGGACTAGACGTCGCCGGTGTCTGGCGAATGCCGGTCGAGCGAACGGACGCCGTGCTCACTCAACTCGGGTTCGTCGGGGAAGCCGTTCACTTCCTCCTCGTCGTCAACGCCGCGGTCGCCGGCGTGCTCCTCCTTGCGGGCGTTCCGATCTACTTCATCCTCCGCGACTTCGGGAAGACCGTCGATCGATTCGGAGTCCTCGAGACCGACCTCACCGTCGACCCCGACGAACCGTACGAGCGGGCCGCCCGCGAGGTCTTCACCGACAGGCCCGAGACGGCGGTGTTCTGCTACGGGCACACGCATCGCCCGCTGGTGCGCGAGGTCGACGAGCGGCTGCTCGTCAACACCGGAACGTGGCTCAAACGGCTTCATCGACGGGACGTGATAACCGGGGTGCTCCCACCGGTGTTCTACCCGTCGTATCAACTCTGTGTCGTCCGCATCTCGGCCGTTTCGGAAGGCGTGGCGGTGGGGTACGAGGAGATCGAGAAGGCGAGTCCGAGCGCGGACGAAATCACTCGTACCGAACGTTTGCTGACGCTGGGCCAGGCTCCGCCGCCAGCGCTTCCCGATCGGACAGTCGTCACGTCTGACGGTCCGAAATCACCAGCCGAGATCCCGAACGACTGA
- a CDS encoding thiolase family protein, with protein MSDQQPVIVQACRTPQGKHGGVFADTGSEELSVPLVNTMLERSGLTGDDVDDVRWGCAKQVDEQSNNIARVIALLSELGEDVPGTSIDRLCASSAEAIMSASDAIRAGQREVIVAGGVENMSRTERRKGIDAYGGIAEQYDAAGLTMGQTAEKVAQEYDISRERQDAYGARSQQRAVEATEAGKFDDEIVPIDTGEQVVEEDEGLRPGTTKEKISGLPPAFEEDGTVTAANASQVSDGAAAVLVTSREFAKERGLEIRAEIEDHSVAGVDPTVMGIGPVPAVRGLWERNGRSAEAYDIVELNEAFASQTLYCQDELGFDDDVFNVNGGAIAIGHPLGASGARLPVSLIHELERQGGGLGLATMCVGYGQGAAVEFRVPEQ; from the coding sequence ATGAGCGACCAACAACCGGTTATCGTGCAGGCATGCAGAACGCCACAGGGCAAACACGGCGGCGTCTTCGCCGACACCGGCAGCGAGGAACTCTCCGTTCCGCTCGTAAATACGATGCTCGAGCGAAGCGGGCTCACGGGAGACGACGTCGACGACGTCCGCTGGGGCTGTGCGAAGCAAGTCGACGAGCAGAGTAACAACATCGCCCGCGTTATCGCTCTCCTCTCGGAACTCGGCGAGGACGTCCCGGGGACCAGTATCGATCGACTCTGTGCCTCCTCCGCGGAAGCCATCATGAGCGCGAGCGACGCCATTCGCGCGGGCCAGCGCGAGGTGATCGTCGCCGGCGGCGTCGAGAACATGTCACGGACTGAGCGCAGAAAGGGAATCGACGCCTACGGCGGTATCGCAGAACAGTACGACGCCGCCGGCCTCACAATGGGCCAGACCGCAGAGAAGGTCGCCCAAGAGTACGATATCTCTCGAGAGCGCCAGGACGCCTACGGCGCGCGCAGTCAACAGCGTGCAGTCGAAGCCACCGAGGCGGGCAAGTTCGACGACGAAATCGTCCCCATCGACACGGGCGAACAGGTCGTCGAGGAAGACGAAGGGCTGCGTCCGGGCACCACGAAAGAGAAGATCAGCGGCCTCCCACCGGCCTTCGAGGAAGACGGCACCGTCACCGCAGCCAACGCCTCGCAGGTCTCCGACGGCGCAGCGGCCGTCCTCGTCACGAGTCGCGAGTTCGCCAAGGAACGCGGCCTCGAGATCCGCGCCGAAATCGAGGATCACAGCGTCGCCGGCGTCGATCCGACGGTGATGGGAATCGGCCCCGTCCCCGCCGTCCGCGGCCTCTGGGAGCGAAACGGCCGCTCGGCCGAGGCGTACGATATCGTCGAACTCAACGAGGCCTTCGCCAGCCAGACGCTGTACTGTCAGGACGAACTCGGCTTCGACGACGACGTCTTCAACGTCAACGGCGGCGCAATCGCTATCGGACACCCACTCGGTGCCTCCGGCGCTCGCCTCCCCGTTTCGCTCATCCACGAACTCGAGCGCCAGGGCGGCGGGCTCGGCCTCGCGACGATGTGCGTCGGGTACGGACAAGGAGCGGCTGTGGAGTTCCGCGTTCCCGAGCAGTAA
- a CDS encoding acyl-CoA dehydrogenase family protein, which yields MAFTLSAEHEAIRDAVRDFGENEMKPVAEEHDREHKYPEEIRKTAAEYDFVAPGIPIDYGGAGMDKISSTIVTEELWRADPGIGSAVGSAGFGTNMIIEFGDEWMKEEWLPKIANGETASCSMISEPAHGSNVAGIETVAEKDGDEYVLNGNKMWITNGTVADVGVLMAKTSPDEGHRGITAFLVEMDQDGVSTDKIDNKLGIRASDLAEVVIDDVRVSEENVIGEVDKGFYQLMEFFAAGRTSVASQAVGAAQGALDAAIEYANEREQFDQKIKEFQAIEHKLAEMATKVEAARSLTYRAASQVEKNNQDVAAQYSSMAKLFASEISVEVADEGIQVHGGSGYVTDYPAERYYRDARITKIYEGTSEIQKNIIADQIL from the coding sequence ATGGCATTCACGCTGTCGGCCGAACACGAAGCGATTCGCGACGCCGTCCGTGACTTCGGCGAAAACGAGATGAAACCGGTCGCCGAGGAACACGACCGCGAGCACAAGTATCCAGAAGAGATCCGCAAAACGGCCGCGGAGTACGACTTCGTCGCCCCCGGCATTCCGATCGACTACGGCGGCGCTGGCATGGACAAGATCTCGAGTACCATCGTCACCGAAGAGCTCTGGCGTGCCGACCCCGGAATCGGCTCGGCTGTCGGTTCGGCCGGCTTCGGGACGAACATGATCATCGAGTTCGGCGACGAGTGGATGAAAGAGGAGTGGCTTCCCAAAATCGCCAACGGCGAAACGGCCTCCTGTTCGATGATCTCCGAGCCAGCGCACGGCTCGAACGTCGCCGGCATCGAGACGGTCGCCGAGAAGGACGGCGACGAGTACGTCTTGAACGGCAACAAGATGTGGATCACGAACGGCACCGTCGCAGACGTCGGCGTCTTGATGGCCAAAACCAGCCCCGACGAGGGTCACCGCGGCATCACCGCCTTCCTCGTCGAAATGGACCAAGACGGCGTTTCGACCGACAAGATCGACAACAAACTCGGCATCCGCGCCTCCGACCTCGCCGAGGTCGTCATCGACGACGTGCGCGTCTCCGAAGAGAACGTCATCGGCGAAGTCGACAAGGGCTTCTACCAACTCATGGAGTTCTTCGCCGCCGGTCGCACGAGCGTCGCCTCACAGGCCGTCGGCGCCGCACAGGGTGCCCTCGACGCCGCCATCGAGTACGCGAACGAGCGCGAGCAGTTCGACCAGAAGATCAAGGAGTTCCAGGCAATCGAGCACAAACTCGCAGAGATGGCGACCAAGGTCGAAGCCGCTCGCTCGCTGACCTACCGCGCCGCCAGCCAGGTCGAGAAGAACAACCAGGACGTCGCCGCGCAGTACTCGAGTATGGCGAAGCTCTTCGCCTCCGAAATCTCCGTCGAAGTCGCCGACGAGGGCATCCAGGTCCACGGTGGCTCGGGATACGTCACGGACTACCCCGCCGAGCGCTACTACCGCGACGCCCGCATCACGAAGATCTACGAGGGAACGAGCGAAATCCAGAAGAACATCATCGCCGACCAGATCCTCTAA
- a CDS encoding class I adenylate-forming enzyme family protein yields the protein MTNLVTTVAETVESNPDSPAIVYEGTELTYEQFWTRAGQFAQALHSRGIGENDRVGIYLPNLPQFVTAFYGTLRAGAIVVPMNPQYKAREIGHLLDDSGAKAVVSLADNVPNVVEVLEDTDVEQVISVGDAVEGATAFDEFLADDTTDVVDRADDDVAVQPYTSGTTGTPKGVLLTHDNIRWTTEANADVPHGGFQSSDRLVGTLPLFHIYGMSVVMNGAMYSGGAYYPIPEWDAPTVMDLIEEEDLSIMFGVPAMFNDMINQPDAAEYELEALRFVNSGGSSLPLEVLERFEDLYGVELYEGYGLTETSPVTHANRKGARRKGSIGTPLDGPGETSVDAKIVDEDFETVPRVEEGPIDEEEADLHEITGELVISGPNVMQGYYELPEANDEAFTEEDGTTWFHTGDIGYWDEDDFFFVVDREKHMIVTGGYNVYPREVEELLFEHEDIADAAVVGVPDDRRGETVQALVVPTPDADATPEDIKDYCLEHMAAYKHPREVEFVEELPRTTTGKVQKFKIRDQE from the coding sequence ATGACCAATCTCGTTACGACTGTCGCCGAGACCGTCGAATCGAACCCCGATTCTCCCGCAATCGTCTACGAGGGGACGGAACTCACCTACGAGCAGTTCTGGACTCGTGCCGGCCAGTTCGCGCAGGCGCTCCACTCTCGTGGCATCGGCGAGAACGACCGCGTCGGCATCTACCTCCCGAATCTCCCGCAGTTCGTGACCGCGTTCTACGGTACGCTGCGCGCCGGCGCCATCGTCGTCCCGATGAACCCCCAGTACAAGGCCCGCGAGATCGGCCACCTGCTAGACGACAGCGGGGCGAAGGCGGTCGTTTCCCTGGCTGATAACGTCCCGAACGTCGTCGAGGTACTCGAGGACACAGACGTCGAGCAGGTCATCAGCGTTGGTGACGCTGTCGAGGGTGCAACCGCTTTCGACGAGTTCCTCGCGGACGATACTACGGACGTCGTCGACCGCGCGGACGACGACGTGGCAGTCCAGCCCTACACGTCGGGGACGACTGGGACCCCGAAGGGCGTCCTCCTCACTCACGACAACATCCGCTGGACGACCGAAGCCAACGCCGACGTGCCACACGGCGGCTTCCAGTCTTCGGACCGCCTCGTCGGTACTCTGCCGCTCTTTCACATCTACGGCATGTCCGTCGTGATGAACGGCGCGATGTACAGCGGCGGTGCCTACTATCCGATCCCCGAGTGGGACGCACCGACCGTGATGGACCTGATCGAGGAAGAAGACCTCTCCATCATGTTCGGCGTGCCGGCGATGTTCAACGATATGATCAACCAGCCCGACGCCGCGGAGTACGAACTCGAGGCGCTCCGGTTCGTCAACTCCGGCGGCTCCAGTCTGCCCCTCGAGGTTCTCGAACGCTTCGAGGATCTCTACGGCGTCGAACTCTACGAGGGCTACGGCCTGACGGAAACCAGTCCGGTCACGCACGCGAACCGAAAAGGGGCGCGCCGAAAGGGCAGCATCGGAACGCCCCTCGACGGCCCCGGCGAGACGAGCGTCGACGCGAAGATCGTCGACGAAGACTTCGAGACGGTTCCGCGCGTCGAGGAGGGGCCGATCGACGAAGAAGAAGCCGACCTCCACGAGATCACGGGCGAACTCGTCATCTCGGGTCCGAACGTCATGCAGGGCTACTACGAACTGCCCGAGGCGAACGACGAGGCGTTCACCGAAGAAGACGGAACGACCTGGTTCCACACCGGCGACATCGGCTACTGGGACGAGGACGACTTCTTCTTCGTCGTCGACCGCGAGAAGCACATGATCGTCACCGGCGGCTACAACGTCTACCCGCGGGAAGTCGAAGAACTTCTCTTCGAACACGAAGATATCGCGGACGCGGCCGTCGTCGGCGTTCCGGACGACCGGCGCGGCGAGACCGTCCAGGCGCTCGTCGTCCCGACTCCGGACGCGGATGCCACGCCCGAAGACATCAAAGACTACTGTCTCGAGCACATGGCTGCGTACAAACACCCTCGCGAGGTCGAGTTCGTCGAGGAACTCCCGCGAACGACGACGGGGAAGGTCCAGAAGTTCAAGATCCGAGATCAGGAGTGA